In one window of Oryzias melastigma strain HK-1 linkage group LG5, ASM292280v2, whole genome shotgun sequence DNA:
- the zgc:172270 gene encoding caveolin-2, which translates to MDRKIAEEDSEEVEIDLGDSSESEELEIEEEPQTLWKAQPSVEEEENIHTSTLVEISDTKPLINTRDPRGINDCLKVTFEDVIAEPVSVRSGDRVWIWSNALFEVSRVWLYRIVTVGLAIPMSVLSGVLFAIFSCFHIWMVGPCVHCVLIGSRWLQSLWNVVLGVFVLPFSRTASRCCGGFSIHLAKE; encoded by the exons ATGGATAGGAAGATAGCAGAGGAGGATTCGGAGGAAGTAGAGATCGATTTAGGCGACTCCAGTGAATCTGAGGAGCTGGAAATAGAGGAGGAACCTCAGACACTGTGGAAGGCCCAACCCTCTGtggaagaagaggaaaacattcaCACGTCTACACTGGTGGAAATCAGTGATACCAAACCTCTGATTAACACCAGAGACCCCCGAGGAATCAACGACTGTCTCAAG GTAACGTTTGAAGATGTGATCGCTGAGCCGGTGTCGGTGCGCAGTGGAGACCGAGTCTGGATCTGGAGCAACGCCCTGTTCGAGGTGTCCAGGGTTTGGCTCTACAGGATCGTCACGGTGGGTTTGGCCATTCCAATGTCCGTTTTGTCTGGAGTGCTCTTCGCCATCTTCAGCTGCTTCCACATCTG GATGGTCGGCCCCTGTGTTCACTGCGTCCTCATCGGCAGTCGATGGCTGCAGAGCCTGTGGAACGTCGTTCTGGGAGTGTTTGTCCTTCCTTTCTCCAGAACTGCTAGCAGATGTTGTGGAGGCTTCAGCATCCACCTGGCCAAGGAATGA